The following proteins are encoded in a genomic region of Acidobacteriota bacterium:
- a CDS encoding 50S ribosomal protein L28 — protein sequence MARRCEFCGKGPQFGHNISHAHNLTRAVWYPNLQRVRARFGKAVRRVKICTRCLRTGRVQKAVS from the coding sequence ATGGCGAGACGCTGCGAGTTCTGCGGCAAGGGTCCGCAGTTCGGTCACAACATCAGTCACGCGCACAACCTGACCAGGGCCGTCTGGTATCCGAACCTCCAGCGGGTGCGAGCCCGGTTCGGCAAGGCGGTTCGGCGCGTCAAGATCTGCACCCGCTGCCTCCGGACCGGCCGCGTCCAGAAGGCCGTCTCCTAG
- a CDS encoding RidA family protein has protein sequence MERRRIVTDRGPAAIGPYSQAIEAGDFVFVSGQIPLDPATMTFVSGDAAAQTERVMKNLAAILDAAGTSIDRAVKATIFLKSLQDFEAVNRVYGAAFRGDPPARATVEVSGLPKGALVEIEMIALKGR, from the coding sequence ATGGAGCGCAGGAGAATCGTCACGGACAGGGGGCCGGCGGCCATCGGGCCGTACTCGCAGGCCATCGAGGCCGGCGATTTCGTGTTCGTGAGCGGCCAGATCCCGCTCGACCCGGCCACCATGACGTTCGTGAGCGGGGACGCGGCGGCACAGACGGAGAGGGTGATGAAGAACCTCGCCGCGATTCTCGACGCCGCCGGCACCTCCATCGATCGGGCGGTGAAGGCGACGATCTTCCTCAAGAGCCTCCAGGATTTCGAGGCGGTGAACCGGGTCTATGGCGCGGCGTTCAGGGGGGACCCCCCCGCGCGGGCCACCGTCGAGGTGTCAGGGCTCCCGAAGGGGGCCCTCGTCGAGATAGAGATGATCGCGCTGAAGGGGAGATAG
- a CDS encoding bifunctional (p)ppGpp synthetase/guanosine-3',5'-bis(diphosphate) 3'-pyrophosphohydrolase, translating into MKVRFEDIQEKIAAYHPEADFDLLRRAYVFSAMAHRGQVRRSGEPYLTHPLEVAYILADLKLDVVSVIGGLLHDVIEDTLATREVIEEYFGAEVASLVEALSKISRITFTSEEEKQAENFRKMMLAMFDDIRVILVKLADRLHNMRTLEFLSAEKQERIARETIEIYAPLANRLGMGRIKAELEDLSLQHLDAPGFEMLSRKLDEQRRVSEEYISEIRRTIEEKLREAGVPAEIKGRVKHLYSIYKKMRVQHIDVDRVYDYVAFRIITDTVKSCYAALGVIHGQEGWRPVPGRFKDFIAMPKPNLYQSLHTSVMTDRGYPFEVQIRTREMHAVAEQGIAAHWKYKEGRSFDRREEQGFQWIQRLLDLQKETKDSTEFLHAVKLDLYAEEVYTFTPRGEVRAFPRGATAIDFAYSIHSEVGNHCTGARINGRLVPIKSELKNGDVIEILTSPAQRPSRDWLASVKTSHARHKIRHWLNAHERGRSLDVGRAMFERELKRYKLSLRTLAADGTLDRALRKLGCETLDDFHVHVGYGKLTIHQLFEELVPRDVLHPREEPAHPRPAVRAGDSRVRVSGSDDVMVTLARCCKPIRGDAIVGYITFGKGVSVHNARCPNVENLLFDPHRRIEVAWEGDEHQPASGLYDVPIVVHTEDRPGMLARLTSVIADERTNIRDVEARTTADGKGRISLVIDVQDRPHLERVIEKLRSVDGVHHVERQMGA; encoded by the coding sequence ATGAAGGTCCGTTTCGAGGACATCCAGGAGAAGATCGCGGCCTACCATCCGGAGGCCGACTTCGATCTGCTCCGCAGGGCCTACGTCTTCTCCGCGATGGCGCACCGCGGCCAGGTGCGCCGGTCCGGCGAGCCGTACCTGACCCACCCCCTCGAGGTCGCGTACATCCTGGCCGATCTGAAGCTCGACGTGGTCAGCGTCATCGGCGGCCTCCTCCACGACGTCATCGAGGACACCCTCGCGACGCGCGAGGTCATCGAGGAGTACTTCGGGGCGGAGGTCGCCAGCCTCGTCGAGGCGCTGAGCAAGATCTCCCGCATCACGTTCACGAGCGAGGAGGAGAAGCAGGCGGAGAACTTCCGCAAGATGATGCTGGCGATGTTCGACGACATCCGGGTGATCCTCGTCAAGCTCGCCGATCGGCTCCACAACATGCGCACCCTCGAGTTCCTCTCCGCGGAGAAGCAGGAGCGGATCGCGCGCGAGACCATCGAGATCTACGCGCCGCTCGCCAACCGCCTCGGGATGGGGCGCATCAAGGCCGAGCTCGAGGACCTGTCGCTCCAGCACCTCGACGCTCCGGGATTCGAGATGCTCTCCCGCAAGCTCGACGAGCAGCGGCGCGTCAGCGAGGAGTACATCTCGGAGATCCGCCGCACGATCGAGGAGAAGCTGCGGGAGGCCGGCGTGCCCGCCGAGATCAAGGGGCGCGTCAAGCACCTGTACTCGATCTACAAGAAGATGCGGGTCCAGCACATCGACGTCGATCGCGTCTACGACTACGTGGCGTTCCGGATCATCACCGACACGGTGAAGAGCTGCTACGCCGCCCTCGGGGTCATTCACGGGCAGGAGGGGTGGCGCCCCGTGCCGGGCCGGTTCAAGGACTTCATCGCGATGCCGAAGCCCAACCTCTACCAGAGCCTTCACACGTCGGTGATGACCGATCGCGGCTACCCGTTCGAGGTGCAGATCCGGACCCGCGAGATGCACGCCGTCGCCGAGCAGGGGATCGCCGCGCACTGGAAATACAAGGAGGGGCGCTCGTTCGACAGGCGGGAAGAGCAGGGCTTCCAGTGGATTCAGCGCCTCCTCGATCTCCAGAAGGAGACCAAGGACTCGACCGAGTTCCTCCACGCGGTCAAGCTCGATCTCTACGCGGAGGAGGTCTACACGTTCACCCCCCGTGGAGAGGTCCGGGCCTTCCCCCGGGGCGCGACCGCCATCGACTTCGCGTACTCGATCCACAGCGAGGTCGGCAACCACTGCACGGGCGCCCGCATCAACGGCCGGCTGGTTCCCATCAAGAGCGAGCTGAAGAACGGCGACGTGATCGAGATCCTGACGTCACCCGCGCAGAGGCCCAGCCGGGACTGGCTCGCGTCGGTCAAGACGTCGCACGCGCGGCACAAGATCCGCCATTGGCTGAACGCCCACGAGCGGGGGCGGAGCCTCGACGTCGGGCGCGCGATGTTCGAGCGCGAGCTCAAGCGGTACAAGCTGAGCCTGAGGACGCTCGCCGCGGACGGGACGCTCGATCGGGCGCTGAGGAAGCTCGGGTGCGAGACCCTCGACGACTTCCACGTCCACGTCGGGTACGGGAAGCTGACGATCCACCAGCTCTTCGAGGAGCTGGTGCCCAGGGACGTGCTGCACCCGAGGGAGGAGCCCGCGCACCCCAGGCCGGCGGTGCGCGCGGGCGACAGCCGCGTGCGCGTGTCGGGGTCCGACGACGTCATGGTCACTCTGGCGCGCTGCTGCAAGCCGATCCGCGGCGACGCGATCGTGGGTTACATCACGTTCGGGAAGGGGGTCTCCGTCCACAACGCCCGGTGCCCGAACGTGGAGAACCTCCTCTTCGATCCCCACCGGAGGATCGAGGTGGCCTGGGAGGGGGACGAGCACCAACCGGCGTCGGGGCTGTACGACGTCCCGATCGTCGTCCACACGGAGGACCGCCCGGGGATGCTCGCGAGGCTGACCTCCGTCATCGCCGACGAGCGGACCAACATCCGCGACGTGGAGGCGCGCACGACCGCGGACGGGAAGGGGCGGATATCCCTCGTCATCGACGTGCAGGATCGGCCGCATCTCGAGCGGGTGATCGAGAAGCTTCGGAGCGTCGATGGAGTGCATCACGTCGAGCGCCAGATGGGCGCGTGA
- the secF gene encoding protein translocase subunit SecF, translated as MQILTNPKFDFLGKKKYFVTASLLVVALSITSLAIRGIPLGIDFRGGADVQLKFRETPPTQQIRSGLEAAGFHGVSLQAFGAAADNEVLIQIDAHARGSATEEPKEQEDLAADVLRAIRTPEDTAAAQGKVDLNAAGASEIKRNLVSALGPGREDEAERAALAIKRYRKEHGELIADVAMVKALPEITPAVAGWLGASAIAGRFSIVSIDYVGPAVGADLRSKARWAVVMSLVVMLMYIAFRFKAWSYGVSAIVTLAYDVMVTLGFISFFQKEFDLTVLAAVLTIVGYSLNDTIVIFDRVRENLRLRRSTNIEKTFNDSINETLSRTILTSFLVWIVLVSIWVFGGSRLEPFSFALLVGSISGTYSTIYISSPVVVWWMRWIAERKKAAVRA; from the coding sequence ATGCAGATCCTGACAAACCCGAAGTTCGACTTCCTCGGCAAGAAGAAGTATTTCGTCACCGCCTCGCTGCTCGTCGTGGCGCTGAGCATCACCTCGCTCGCGATCCGCGGCATCCCGCTCGGCATCGACTTCCGCGGCGGCGCGGACGTCCAGCTGAAGTTCCGTGAGACGCCGCCGACGCAGCAGATCCGCTCGGGCCTCGAGGCCGCCGGGTTCCACGGCGTGAGCCTCCAGGCGTTCGGCGCGGCCGCGGACAACGAGGTCCTCATCCAGATCGACGCGCACGCGCGGGGCAGCGCCACGGAGGAGCCGAAGGAGCAGGAGGATCTCGCGGCCGACGTCCTCCGCGCCATCCGGACACCCGAGGACACCGCCGCCGCGCAGGGGAAGGTCGATCTCAACGCCGCAGGGGCGAGCGAGATCAAGCGCAACCTCGTCTCGGCCCTGGGGCCCGGACGGGAGGACGAGGCGGAGCGCGCCGCGCTGGCGATCAAGCGCTACCGCAAGGAGCACGGAGAGCTGATCGCCGACGTCGCGATGGTGAAGGCGCTGCCCGAGATCACGCCGGCCGTCGCCGGATGGCTCGGCGCGAGCGCGATCGCCGGGCGCTTCTCGATCGTCTCGATCGACTACGTCGGGCCCGCCGTCGGCGCCGATCTCCGGAGCAAGGCGCGATGGGCGGTCGTCATGTCGCTCGTCGTGATGCTCATGTACATCGCCTTCAGGTTCAAGGCCTGGTCGTACGGCGTCTCGGCGATCGTCACCCTCGCGTACGACGTGATGGTGACCCTCGGGTTCATCTCGTTCTTCCAGAAGGAATTCGATCTCACCGTGCTCGCGGCCGTCCTGACGATCGTCGGGTACTCGCTCAATGACACGATCGTCATCTTCGACCGCGTCCGCGAGAACCTGAGGCTCCGCCGGAGCACGAACATCGAGAAGACGTTCAACGACAGCATCAACGAGACGCTCAGCCGCACCATCCTGACGAGCTTCCTCGTCTGGATCGTGCTGGTCAGCATCTGGGTCTTCGGCGGCAGCCGTCTCGAGCCGTTCTCGTTCGCCCTGCTCGTCGGCTCCATCTCGGGAACCTACTCGACGATCTACATCTCGTCCCCCGTGGTCGTCTGGTGGATGCGCTGGATCGCGGAGCGCAAGAAGGCCGCGGTCCGGGCCTAG
- the secD gene encoding protein translocase subunit SecD, producing the protein MSKDLRWKLLLILAVVAITSFMVFPVQEKVHLGLDLKGGIHLVLQVRTDDAVKASLDLRSTSLTEQFNRRGLKVAHINPDVAGGGLVIVGADPVAQDEFRKVFSEQLPSWRVSKEGNDFRVTMGSQELSFARETAVTDTLERIRRRVDAFGVAEPNVQRQGLSSDRILIQLPGIENPERVRDLLSTPAFLEYKLVSLPANFQGQTFGGLPDEPSVLQMFGGTLPQDTAVFPQEKIGADGARQTLYWPLTVSSPISGNDLVLARRGQNNLGMPAVDFQLTSDAGVRFEKLTRENLHKQLAILLDKKVISAPSINGVINTNGIIEGSFSIEEADDLALKLRSGALPAGTNVIEERTVGASLGLDSIRKGVTASVVGLGLSVIFMLVYYRGAGINAVVALVINILIILSMMSYLGATLSLPGIAGIILTFGIAFDANILVFERIREELRLGKTVRASLDAGFKRAFSAVFDSHVTAVISSLVLIQFGSGPVKGFAVSLCIGLIASMFTAFFVSKALFDWRVGQGRRVERLSI; encoded by the coding sequence GTGTCCAAAGACCTGAGATGGAAGCTGCTGCTCATCCTCGCCGTCGTGGCGATCACGTCGTTCATGGTCTTCCCGGTGCAGGAAAAGGTGCACCTCGGGCTCGACCTGAAGGGCGGAATCCACCTCGTCCTCCAGGTGAGAACCGATGACGCGGTGAAGGCCTCGCTCGATCTCCGCTCGACGTCGCTGACCGAGCAGTTCAACCGGCGGGGGCTCAAGGTCGCGCACATCAACCCGGATGTCGCGGGGGGCGGGCTGGTCATCGTCGGCGCCGACCCCGTCGCGCAGGACGAGTTCCGCAAGGTGTTCTCGGAGCAGCTCCCCTCGTGGCGCGTCTCGAAGGAGGGGAACGACTTCAGGGTCACGATGGGGTCGCAGGAGCTCTCGTTCGCCCGCGAGACCGCCGTCACCGACACCCTCGAGCGGATCCGCCGCCGCGTCGACGCCTTCGGCGTCGCCGAGCCCAACGTCCAGCGGCAGGGGCTCAGCAGCGACCGCATCCTCATCCAGCTCCCCGGCATCGAGAATCCGGAGCGCGTGCGAGATCTGCTCTCGACCCCCGCCTTCCTGGAGTACAAGCTGGTGAGCCTGCCGGCGAACTTCCAGGGGCAGACCTTCGGCGGCCTTCCCGACGAGCCGAGCGTCCTCCAGATGTTCGGCGGCACGCTCCCCCAGGACACCGCGGTCTTCCCCCAGGAGAAGATCGGGGCGGACGGGGCGCGGCAGACGCTCTACTGGCCTCTGACCGTGTCGTCGCCGATCAGCGGCAACGATCTCGTGCTCGCCCGCCGCGGCCAGAACAATCTCGGGATGCCGGCCGTCGACTTCCAGCTCACCTCCGATGCGGGCGTCCGGTTCGAGAAGCTGACGCGCGAGAACCTCCACAAGCAGCTCGCGATCCTTCTCGACAAGAAGGTGATCTCCGCCCCCAGCATCAACGGCGTGATCAACACGAACGGCATCATCGAGGGGAGCTTCTCCATCGAGGAGGCGGACGACCTCGCGCTCAAGCTGAGGTCGGGCGCGCTCCCGGCCGGGACCAACGTGATCGAGGAGCGGACCGTCGGCGCATCGCTGGGTCTCGACTCGATCCGCAAGGGCGTCACGGCGTCGGTCGTCGGCCTCGGCCTCTCGGTCATTTTCATGCTCGTCTACTACAGGGGCGCGGGCATCAACGCCGTGGTCGCGCTCGTCATCAACATCCTGATCATCCTCTCGATGATGTCGTACCTCGGCGCCACGCTCAGCCTCCCCGGCATCGCCGGCATCATCCTGACCTTCGGCATCGCGTTCGACGCGAACATCCTCGTGTTCGAGAGAATCCGCGAGGAGCTGCGCCTGGGGAAGACCGTGAGGGCTTCCCTCGACGCCGGCTTCAAGCGCGCCTTCAGCGCCGTCTTCGACTCGCACGTCACCGCCGTCATCTCGTCGCTCGTGCTGATCCAGTTCGGCAGCGGCCCCGTCAAGGGGTTCGCCGTCTCGCTGTGCATCGGCCTGATCGCGAGCATGTTCACGGCATTCTTCGTCTCCAAGGCGCTCTTCGACTGGAGGGTCGGCCAGGGCCGACGCGTCGAGCGGCTGAGCATCTGA
- the yajC gene encoding preprotein translocase subunit YajC: MHFLQQPAAPAAEAPNLFFQFIVPMGLVFVIFYFLMFRPASKKQKAVEAMLKSLKNGDRVITSGGIYGTVAGITDDIIQLRVSNGVKIDVARNAIAGLQKEE, encoded by the coding sequence ATGCACTTCCTGCAGCAGCCCGCCGCCCCCGCCGCCGAGGCGCCCAATCTCTTCTTCCAGTTCATCGTCCCGATGGGGCTGGTCTTCGTCATCTTCTATTTCCTCATGTTCCGCCCGGCGAGCAAGAAGCAGAAGGCGGTGGAGGCCATGCTCAAGTCGCTGAAGAACGGCGACCGGGTCATCACGAGCGGCGGCATCTACGGGACCGTCGCGGGGATCACCGACGACATCATCCAGCTCCGCGTCTCCAACGGCGTGAAGATCGACGTCGCGCGCAACGCAATCGCCGGGCTCCAGAAGGAAGAGTAA
- a CDS encoding polyphenol oxidase family protein, with protein MRAASLAAMADWTTLQTDSGDRALVCGPLAGAGLAHMFTLRPAGTIASGTAIPAGLLARIALDGIPISRPRQVHGSIVATPAGASGGTSPPEADAVAVTTGGGAAAIATADCVGAILLDPGSGAFAVVHAGWRGTLARVVPAAIETLTIRGGARPGRMVMAMGPSIRGCCYEVGEEVLAPFRRSFPDADRRGIFGERGGRETVDLVAANRALAEQCGLDPLGIHASDLCTSCRTDLCWSYRKAGAGAGRMWTLAGRPG; from the coding sequence ATGCGCGCGGCTAGCCTCGCGGCCATGGCCGACTGGACGACGCTTCAGACCGATTCCGGGGACCGCGCCCTCGTCTGCGGCCCGCTGGCCGGCGCCGGGCTCGCTCACATGTTCACGCTCCGCCCGGCCGGGACGATCGCGTCCGGCACCGCCATCCCCGCCGGCCTGCTCGCGCGGATCGCCCTCGACGGGATTCCGATCTCGAGGCCGAGGCAGGTTCACGGCTCGATCGTCGCGACCCCCGCCGGCGCGAGCGGCGGGACCTCCCCCCCGGAGGCGGACGCCGTGGCCGTCACGACCGGGGGCGGGGCGGCCGCCATCGCGACCGCCGACTGCGTCGGCGCGATTCTCCTCGACCCCGGGTCGGGGGCCTTCGCCGTCGTGCACGCGGGGTGGCGCGGAACGCTCGCGAGGGTCGTGCCCGCCGCGATCGAGACGCTCACGATCCGCGGCGGCGCGCGCCCAGGGCGGATGGTGATGGCGATGGGGCCGTCGATCCGGGGGTGCTGTTACGAGGTCGGCGAGGAGGTCCTCGCGCCGTTCCGCCGCTCCTTTCCCGACGCGGACAGGCGCGGGATCTTCGGTGAGCGCGGAGGGCGTGAGACGGTCGACCTCGTGGCCGCGAACCGGGCCCTGGCCGAACAGTGCGGCCTCGATCCCCTCGGGATCCACGCCTCGGATCTGTGCACGTCGTGCCGCACGGATCTCTGCTGGTCGTATCGGAAGGCCGGCGCGGGCGCCGGCCGGATGTGGACTCTCGCCGGTCGCCCCGGCTAG
- a CDS encoding tetratricopeptide repeat protein — translation MKNPTRSTAAASLVLAVSSFFAVPAFCQVVARIEGIAADEAGNPLEAVEISLRRVDTNALLKPAKTSKKGSYLYIVEPGEYILIAKKEGYLVVRQLSEITNGDGVKNSITYFFNEKQEFEKKVHVFATGDLTSKSRNKIDWVLTTPDKHMATVNKLYAEYKGVPATDPGKPAEPGQALPPPTAGTGDKKTSFELAMDKLDQKDYAGAIPLLKESVEKAPDDPNNAEGYYRLGRSQFETDALADAETSLKKAKALDPTKTGVSFYLARVYDKKGRKIQAVQALEDEKTLSPDSEAVVDALAGLYSDTGQPDKAIELYQGMIAHNPDDLDAYTSLAALYKETGNKAKEEEMYTKLGDRDPTGKSLYNLGNLAFNRDEPQKADVYYKKVLEKDPNHAMAHFQLAYTLVKLGDFPGAVGHFETFLKLSPKDAKAAEAKQMVQELKKLAPPGKAASKG, via the coding sequence ATGAAAAATCCAACCCGATCGACAGCCGCCGCGTCCCTCGTTCTCGCCGTCTCGTCCTTTTTCGCCGTCCCGGCCTTCTGCCAGGTCGTCGCGCGCATCGAAGGGATCGCCGCAGACGAAGCGGGGAATCCGCTCGAGGCCGTGGAGATCAGCCTCAGGAGAGTTGACACCAACGCCCTGCTCAAGCCGGCGAAGACGAGCAAGAAGGGCTCCTACCTCTATATCGTCGAGCCCGGCGAGTACATCCTGATCGCGAAGAAGGAAGGCTACCTGGTGGTCCGCCAGCTCTCCGAGATCACCAACGGGGACGGCGTCAAGAACTCCATCACATACTTCTTCAACGAGAAGCAGGAGTTCGAGAAGAAGGTCCACGTCTTCGCCACGGGCGACCTGACCAGCAAGTCGAGGAACAAGATCGACTGGGTCCTCACCACTCCCGACAAGCACATGGCGACCGTCAACAAGCTCTACGCCGAGTACAAGGGGGTGCCCGCGACCGATCCGGGCAAGCCGGCCGAGCCGGGGCAGGCGCTCCCGCCGCCGACGGCGGGCACCGGCGACAAGAAGACGTCGTTCGAGCTGGCGATGGACAAGCTCGATCAGAAGGACTACGCCGGCGCGATCCCGCTCCTGAAGGAGTCGGTGGAGAAGGCCCCCGACGATCCGAACAACGCGGAAGGCTACTACCGGCTCGGCCGCTCGCAGTTCGAGACCGACGCGCTTGCCGACGCGGAAACGTCGCTGAAGAAGGCGAAGGCTCTCGATCCGACGAAGACCGGCGTCAGCTTCTATCTCGCGCGCGTGTACGACAAGAAGGGACGAAAGATCCAGGCGGTGCAGGCGCTCGAGGACGAGAAGACGCTGAGCCCGGACAGCGAGGCGGTCGTCGACGCGCTCGCGGGCCTGTACTCCGACACGGGACAGCCCGACAAGGCGATCGAGCTGTACCAGGGGATGATCGCGCACAACCCCGACGACCTCGACGCGTACACCTCCCTCGCCGCGCTGTACAAAGAGACGGGGAACAAGGCGAAGGAAGAGGAGATGTACACGAAGCTCGGGGATCGCGATCCCACGGGAAAGTCTCTCTACAACCTGGGGAATCTCGCCTTCAACCGCGACGAGCCGCAGAAGGCGGACGTCTACTACAAGAAGGTGCTCGAGAAGGACCCGAACCACGCCATGGCCCACTTCCAGCTCGCCTACACGCTGGTGAAGCTCGGCGATTTCCCCGGAGCGGTCGGCCACTTCGAGACGTTTCTGAAGCTGAGCCCGAAGGACGCGAAGGCCGCGGAGGCGAAGCAGATGGTGCAGGAGCTCAAGAAGCTCGCGCCTCCGGGCAAGGCCGCCTCGAAGGGCTAG
- a CDS encoding protein kinase: MALQKLGKYEIVGELGRGAMGVVYKAFDPVLEREVALKTMMASMSGMDAESKARFYREARSAAKLTHRNIVTIYDMGEEEGIPFIAMEFLDGVDLHKKMKRDGPMPLKEGLKITSQILHGLNYAHQFQIVHRDIKPANVYILKNGTAKILDFGIAKLASSEMTRTGMVLGTVDYMSPEQIRADKMVDGRSDLFSAGVILFEMMAGCKPFPGETITQVMFKIVHDSPGEMPTERELPPRLVAISRRALEKDPAVRFQTGEDFANDLEAVIRDIDAELTTVRQMAPASLDPRAGISNARRLFEGGSFIESAAMLREVLKKDPENREATALFTVVERRLGGSDKTVMLDGEGAQKASGSSGSGARSGSIEQILAEIEEERKTGHDPARSDAGNPNLTLRLDDSGPQPAPPVAAKPQTQTPSRPAPPPPVSPDRPTEQFTPPSRAVSRPEPLPKGERKTEAKPSPTATPKPAAMRQPAASPAAARSPLPMILGGAAVLALIVGVVLYMRSSKPAQPSVTTIPQSAPSGAPSGAPPASTGAPAAATTAGFLAIDAEPWAEVTAIREAGGGKATALPAEAGHAGPTTPLVVPLPPGRYEVVLRNPEFQEVTLRDVQIAPGEWTRKHQMMPGFSYKSKMPAGVP, encoded by the coding sequence ATGGCGCTTCAGAAGCTCGGCAAGTACGAGATCGTCGGAGAACTGGGTCGCGGCGCCATGGGCGTCGTCTACAAGGCCTTCGATCCGGTCCTCGAGCGCGAGGTCGCTCTCAAGACGATGATGGCGTCCATGAGCGGCATGGACGCGGAGAGCAAGGCCCGCTTCTACCGCGAGGCCCGCTCGGCGGCCAAGCTCACCCACCGGAACATCGTCACCATCTACGACATGGGCGAGGAAGAGGGAATCCCCTTCATCGCGATGGAGTTCCTCGACGGGGTCGACCTGCACAAGAAGATGAAGCGCGACGGCCCGATGCCCCTCAAGGAGGGGCTCAAGATCACCAGCCAGATCCTGCACGGCCTGAACTACGCGCACCAGTTCCAGATCGTGCACCGCGACATCAAGCCCGCCAACGTCTACATCCTGAAGAACGGGACCGCGAAGATCCTCGACTTCGGCATCGCCAAGCTCGCCAGCTCCGAGATGACGCGCACGGGGATGGTCCTGGGGACGGTCGACTACATGTCGCCCGAGCAGATCCGCGCCGACAAGATGGTGGACGGGCGCTCCGATCTCTTCTCGGCGGGGGTCATCCTCTTCGAGATGATGGCGGGGTGCAAGCCGTTCCCCGGCGAGACGATCACGCAGGTCATGTTCAAGATCGTCCACGATTCGCCCGGCGAGATGCCCACGGAGCGGGAGCTCCCGCCGAGGCTCGTCGCCATCTCCCGCCGGGCGCTCGAGAAGGACCCCGCCGTCCGTTTCCAGACCGGCGAGGACTTCGCGAACGATCTCGAGGCGGTGATTCGCGACATCGACGCCGAGCTGACGACGGTCCGCCAGATGGCGCCCGCGAGCCTCGACCCGCGAGCCGGCATCTCGAACGCGCGGCGGCTCTTCGAAGGAGGCTCCTTCATCGAGTCGGCCGCGATGCTCCGCGAGGTGCTGAAGAAGGATCCGGAGAACCGGGAGGCGACGGCGCTCTTCACCGTCGTCGAGCGCCGCCTCGGCGGCAGCGACAAGACGGTGATGCTCGACGGCGAGGGGGCGCAGAAGGCGTCCGGGTCCTCGGGGTCCGGGGCGCGCTCGGGGAGCATCGAGCAGATCCTCGCCGAGATTGAAGAGGAGCGGAAGACCGGGCACGACCCGGCCCGGAGCGACGCCGGCAATCCCAACCTGACGCTGAGGCTCGACGATTCGGGGCCGCAGCCCGCGCCCCCGGTGGCGGCGAAGCCGCAGACGCAGACACCCTCGCGCCCCGCGCCCCCTCCGCCGGTGAGCCCGGATCGTCCCACCGAGCAGTTCACCCCTCCCTCCCGCGCCGTCAGCAGGCCGGAGCCCCTCCCGAAGGGGGAGAGGAAGACGGAGGCGAAGCCCTCCCCGACCGCCACGCCGAAACCTGCCGCCATGAGGCAGCCCGCCGCTTCGCCGGCCGCGGCGCGCTCGCCCCTGCCGATGATCCTGGGCGGCGCCGCCGTCCTCGCGCTCATCGTGGGGGTGGTGCTCTACATGAGGAGCTCGAAGCCCGCCCAACCCTCCGTCACGACGATCCCTCAGAGCGCCCCGTCGGGGGCCCCCTCCGGGGCGCCGCCGGCGTCCACGGGCGCCCCGGCCGCGGCGACGACCGCGGGGTTCCTCGCGATCGACGCCGAGCCGTGGGCCGAGGTCACGGCGATCCGCGAGGCAGGCGGGGGGAAGGCGACGGCGCTGCCGGCGGAGGCGGGGCACGCGGGACCGACGACCCCCCTCGTCGTCCCTCTCCCACCGGGCCGCTACGAGGTCGTCCTCAGGAATCCCGAGTTCCAGGAAGTGACCCTGCGCGACGTGCAGATCGCGCCGGGGGAGTGGACCCGAAAGCACCAGATGATGCCCGGATTCTCCTACAAGTCGAAGATGCCGGCGGGAGTTCCTTGA